GCTTTGCTGTGCTCAGACATTCCTTGAGTAAGTTTTTTCATTGTTGCCTTCGTTAGATCCTCAACACTGGTCAATCTGCAACGTCCATTTTCATCAgaacaatattttcaaaacagtttaccaaaatttatgtcttacaagaagaaaactgaATCTCATTCTACTACTGTTTATTCACAGTACCTCTCAGTGAATTCCTTGTTGAACTCTGAGAAGTCCTCCCCGAGTCTATCTGATGGCTGCCCAGTCACTATCTTGTAGCCGCACAAGCTGTTTGTTGCATTTGGAGCCTATATGTTCAACAGAAATAGATAAGTAATAAGGAAGAATAAGAGACCTTGCCAAGCAACTAAAAATAGTTAGACAACCTTGTGCGCCAAATGATGTAGCACGTATAACAGGCACTCGACATATGTGAAGTTCATTTCTTCCCCAGTTTTCCTAGCAGGCATGTACTTCTGAGAGCAAATCGTAACAGTTACAGTGTTTACGttcaaaataagaatatacaCCAGAGAAATGATAACAGTAAATAATATGTATGTCCATAAATTCTTAATATAAGATATGAAGACAAGATGAGAATTTGGTTCGTAAGAGGTACCTTTAAGAGCTGAACTATTGATGGAAGTATCTGACGTGCTACCTGAGCTGTTGTGTATGGGGACATCTCAGCAAGAGCTCTGAGTAAATTAAGCTTCCTCTCCTCTGGCAGCTAGTAAAAGTGGATTTGGCAAAATATTATGCTCACCCATGGAGTAATATAGATTTTACCAAAATGAAACAACAAGACAGACAAGTGGCAATATCATGTATGAACAAAAAGAGTTGCTCCACGTTCAGTAATTCAGATGTGACTTCATGCCCTCGATACCATTAACTAGTCTATTCTTAATATGCCCAAGGGAATACAAAGAGATCATGCACATACAAAACTACGGTCAAACACCTAAACGAAAAGGTGAGAAAGTTACAATATACCTGGTCAAAAGCAGGCATGATATTCTTGTTCAAGTAGTTAAGAAACTTGCTACCTGGAGCACCTCTCTGTTCAGAAGAGGAcgaaattagtatatatatatgattcaaaaCATCTCAACTTTGAAATATCCAAGTGCTATGCAGTAATAGCTATGATTCCATACTGCAAAGAATGGAAGGGCCGTTTGCAGGCATGATATAAACCTGTCAATATGATCTGTATCTGAAACCTgggaaaataatatttgaacaTCAGTAGTTGTGGCATAATTTTGAATCATCAAAATGAAACCTtcagaattttaaatttcaaccTTTACAATCACCATAAtaagattaattttatttactaatgTAAAACCTTAGTAGATATTCCCATGGTGACTAAAACAGAtgttatcaaattttatgaCTCACTTCCTATGGATTTGCATCAAGAAAACTGTTAACCCCTTCCCTATGTTCAATCCTAGACTGGGCAGTGGACAGTATACTGGACTTCGGAAAAAATCCTGACTTCATGAAAATTTAGAGGCAACTTTCTCACATACTACCAATGAGATATCACAAgttcacaacaaaaaatacGCAAGGTAAACAACAGAGATCAACACATGCAAGAATCGCAGATCTAAAGATTATCTATCCTTTATAAGCTTTTTGTTGAGAGGGTGAAAGCCTGTGCCAGGAGAAGTATCCTTTTAATCTCACAAACACCCAAAAAACTAGCATACTTCATTCCGAGATAACGACGACCACTTGGGTgatttaaaaatcaataaacatCTACGAGGAATGAAATCATTTTACTGCCATTGTATTAAAGTAAGAAATTAAGTTCATGCCCAAAAGAATGTGACCGAGAAACTCACATTAAACTCTGAATCCAAATCAGCCTGTCCTTCAATAATTTCTACAAGTTCTTGCATTCTTTCTTGAGGAGCTTTCCCTCCAAATATACTCAAACTTTTCAGGAAATCCATAAACATATTGAACTCTTCTCCAGTTACATCCCCTAGGCTCTGTTAACATCATAAAAGGGCTAAAAACAAATCCAGATAAATAGGTACAAAGAAAAACTCCATGCAGCCAAAGATATGTTCTAACCTTTTTGATTAAATCGGTTATATGTCTTTCCATTTCCTGTTGAGGCTTTAACAGTTCCCCTTTAAGAGGGAACACCTACATggaaatacaaaatcaattaaaatagGATAAGATATACAAAACCTTTCCAAGGAATTCCTAGCATACCATTAACTTGCATTAtcagaaaattttcattttacatATTGTTctataagaaatatttttcgGTGATAAACAAActttccaaattccaaaataagAATGACTCCACTAAATATACGCTAGCTATCAGCACCAGTATGGCAGTACCTACTCAAGTTGATTTGGcgaaaagaatcaaaagatcATATAGGTCTAACATGAGAGTATAAATTTCATTTAAGTCAAGTCAAGCTAAGATATAGCAGAACctcaaaaaaaagattaaaaaatgtagaaaggACTCTGACCTTATCTCTAATAAAGTGTAAGACCTTTTCACGGATTTGCTCATCAGTACTAAGAGTGGCCTCAGTGTGCTTAAACAATGCAGTCAAAGATGCTACACAAAAAAAGACGAAAATATTGAACATAAGAACagtttaaaaactaaaattactGTCACTAACAACATACTAATATATCTTAGATTTAGAGCACGCCACAACCTGTAGTCTGTAATTTCTACACTTATTTTTATGCTTTATAAGATGGACTGAGTAACAGTACAGATAGCAAACTATCTACCATAAGACTGAAAGACCAATTTAACTAATTTTCTCAAAGTAGCATTGCGGCTGTAAGATGAATTGTCATCTTCAGACAATGAAGATGAATGCAGAAGAAATTGAATTACCCTTAGTATCTTGCCGAAATAATGACATAAGAGCCTTGTGCACAGCATCACGCTCCACAAATTCCTCTATTTGGATCAAATTTCATAGTCAAATGGTGAAAACAAAGTATTCAGATCAAGgttaaatgataaaaaaaaacagaattacCAGTATTTAGACATTGTACAAGAACATCAATTATCTTAGATATAAAATCAGGAGTATCCTTGCAGAACAATGGAAGCCCGCGGATGGCTTGAACTCGTACCTACAAATAAGAAGCAAATGAAACGTGACACCAAGTTTGAGCCTTACAAACAAAACGAAGGTCATCTATAATACACTAGCACACTTTTGCTTCTGGATAAATCGTATGAGTAAGAAGACTAGTTACATACCCCGACTTCAACTTCGTCGAATATATCCAAGTACGCATCAAAAGCTTCTGTTGCGAGACTTGTGAAGAACTTGAAGTAGCGTGGAATCAGTTGAGCTCCAAGCTGCTTTGTCTTGATGTTCGTCTTAGACAACTCAATAATCCCTTCATAGTCTTGAACATTCTGCAAACCATGAGAATATCATAGAAAACACTGtcaaacacaagaaacaaaccaaGCAAGCCTAGGAAGAGCCAAAACTTAATCGCCAGTATCCATTTTCAGACCGATTATACACAAATTCGAAGCATAAGAGACCAAAGAGACGATTCGGGAACACAATCAACAGCTAAATCAAACAGAGAATGCCTAATTTCAAATCCAGGACAAAAACGAAACCCTAGGTGAAATAGAGACGAACCTGAGACTTGTCCGTGGACTCGCTCAAGCGCTCGTCGAACTCATAAAGCTTCTCGATATGTTTAGCATCTTCGGAATACTGTTCTGACATTTCGGGGAGCTTTAGATAAAGCTGAGACGGagaaaatctaagaaaatgaGTATTTATACTAATATACACAGTTTAGGTTGCAGGAAACAGAATCTATACACATGTATTCACGTCTCTGTAcacaataatgaaaaaaacttcGGGAGAAAGACGAAGAAgtgaaagaaggagaaaaagaagatgagaccGTACATGGCGATTTTGGAAGAGTGTAGAAGGTTGATATGTTCTCTCGCAGAGCAGTCCAAGACTCCAAGGGTTTCTGGGTTTATCGAAGGAGAAAGAGCAACCTTTATGCCCTGACTTTAAACATTGTCGTTTTGTGtcaaatttgagttttgaaaacaacacCCTTATTTATCATTTCTCTCAACTTTGTcccaaaaatttattatagaGCGAACCAATCAAACACTAGTTCAATGTCTCTTTCGTTGATTTCTGGTTCGATTCATATCTGCGCTGAGCTTCGTCTCCGTCAATCTCCGTCGTGTTTAACAATCTCTTCTTCGCGGCCAAAATTTCTCTCTTCCCGTAGTAAGCAGTTCTCTCTCGACCATTTTCCTCAGATCTCACGTCCGATCAAAGTCATCGCGAGAAGCGCCATGGAGACGACGGCGGAGACAATTACCGGCGGTGTTCCCAACAACACGATGAAGTTATTGTTCGTTGAGATGGGTGTCGGTTACGATCAGCACGGGTACGTCAGAtctttagttttcttactCTCAAAATTTGCGTCTTCATCGATCATACCGATGTGAGAATTGAGATCGAATcttgaaaatgttgaaaaaattgaaacagGCAAGATGTGACATCTGCGGCGATGAAGGCTTGTAAGAATGCAATTTCTTCGAATTCGATTCCTGCTTTTAGGAGGGGTACCAAATTGAATATCATCATCTTGGCTCAACAATGCAAGTAATTATCTAGCAATTTCGAACTTTTAACTTGATACTTAGTGGCGTTGAATGTGTTGGTGAAGGTTCGATTCCTGGAGTTTCATTTGGAGAAATGAAGTTGCAGATTAAGCTTGGAGTGCCTCATTCTCTTCACCAGCAGCTGGATTTGGACAAGGTTAAGTCTATCTTCCCATAGTAAGTTCCTCAAGTAACCTCTATCATAGAGTTTAAATTTGGCTTGGTACTAGATATAAGTTGTTTTGAAGTTGGATTAAGATTGGTGTTGtgaaaaagtagaaagaaacaacCATTACCGTTTACTTATTTGATCATGTATAGTGTTTGTGGGAAAACATCTCTCATTTTGTTACTTAGTCTTGGACAACATCTCTTGAGTCAGCTTTATCTACCATGTTTTCACAATCATTCgttccttttttgtttgaagtGGGAAGATTGTGAATGTAGAGGTGGTGGATGGAGGACTGATTTGCTCAAGCGGTGTTCTAGTCGAAGAAATGGGTGATACAAATGAAGATTGCTACATAGTGAATGTCGCAGTCTATGTCGGTTACTAGTCTATCGTTCTTGTATGGTCGACTCGACGCCGGGTTTAACAATGTCACCCTCGTCgatagaagagaaaaacaaaaacaaatgcagTCACTTTTAGttgtatattttgatttcagaaCCATTTTGGTTTGTAGGCGTGCAGCGTTTGGTGCGGTCTAGAAATAATCACGTTTGCCTCAAATCTCTAAAGTCCGCGGGAAAGTTTTCCCTCCTTAAACCTAGAAATAGCTCTTAAGCATAAGCAAAACATAcatgtgaaacaaaaaaaaaaaatgcagaggaaaatgaaagggaaaaagaaaaacattggTTCGATTTTCGAAGATTGCAATGTATCTGCGTCTCAGGAGATTTATCTACAGCGATGCGGTTTTGCCGTACCAGGTCAACCACCTCCAGATTCCGATCCCTCCGTCGGAGTCTCACCGCCACCGTTAAACGACGGAATTCCATATCAGCGTTCATCCGGTGATTCGGATACGGATAAGGATAGTGTAATCGGCTCGGGTAACGATGCGGTGGAGAGTCAGGCGATTCGATGCGTCACTCCGGAGGAAAGCGTGGACACCGTTGATTTAGAGGAAGATGTTGCAGATCCGACGGTTGAGGTTTCGGCGGAGAAGCAGAGTGATGTTCCTCTGGAATCTGCAGCGAAGAAGGAAGGTGGAGGAAAGAAACTTAAGATTCCTTTAAGGGAAGTTGTGAAAGCCATAGTTATGAATTCGAGAAacacagaggaagaagaagacaaagagattgagaagatGAGCTGTGTGCAAATCCTCTTGCAAAAGGGATTCAAATTTTAAGGTGATTTCACTTgaaattttcatgatttttggttcttcatgttggctttttgtgttttatctAGGGTTCTTCAAGGTCAAATTTTCTGTGATAGTAGACGAATATGGGATTGTAAATGGTGTTGTTATTAGTACAATTTGAATATCAAATCAGAGAAATTGTTGTTTATGAGTGTGTCAAAATGCTTGTTTCATAGGTGATACAGAACAGCTTTTGCTCTTAAATCAAGTTAAGCAAAGAGTTACCAAACCAATGTGTTATTTTATACTGAGAATGTCTCTTTTGTTATAAATCTGTTTTCTATAGCATCACACAACACTAGAAGATTTACGAATGTCATTTACAGAATAAAGGTGTTATGCACTTTCTTTTTAGTATCTTAACACTTCACATCGTAAGAGCTGCGTAGAGAAGTTGGTTCCATGTATCAGGCAACCCTGGGAGGCACCAATGGCTGCAATCTGTTCCTCCATCGCCACCATAAGAAGAAGGATGAGCATCTTTTCTCAACTGAGACAAAGTTGTGATATCGAGCAAGGTCACTGGCTTTTTCATCGAACTCAACACTTTCGACACTACTCCTGAGGATGGAGGCTGACCACTTGGGTAACTTGATCCACCCAACGGCTGCATTTGCCCACTACAAGTCTTCCTCGGCTCGTTCCATTCCCTTCCCCTGTTACCCGAAAGGAAGACATTAGTCGATATAGGTTTGTGTTTGAATGACGTAATTAGTTCTCAATTGTTTGTCTGTGTTTGAAACAATCGAAACGGAAATGGACTTACTCGTAATGAGTGGGAGAAATGCCTTGGAAGAAAACTCGAGTTTTGGCCGTATCGACGTTTTGATCAACCCATCGAGCCCAAGTACTGAGTCCTTTGTAGAAAGCGTCAAGACGGTTCATGTCTCTCACCAAAGACGACCCATCTCTAATATAATCCCacctaaattcaaaaatttaagtTATGAGTGATATATTTTGGgtatatattgtttatattaatgGTACGGACCCTTGAGATTGGCCTTTGTGAGTCCACCAATGCCAAGAGTTGAAGACAAGAACGTCCATGTTTTTCCAAGCATCAGCACCTCCTTCAATAGCTCCAAGGTTAAGCACACGCCCAACTCTCTCTTTGGATATATCTACTATGTATGGTGTTCTATATAGATATAACGTTACTCCATATTCCTGTTTTTTCATAACATCAGATTCAAGATTTTATAAGAATATTCAAGGAAGAGAATAattaaatgaaagaaaaagtgtcATAGAACAATGAGAATAGTAGTAAAAAGTAGGCAGAGGGAACAAGAGATAACAAGTTGGACTGTTGGAGTTGTTAGTGTACTTCCTTTACgtattcatttgtttttattgttatttctggtagaacattttttaattattaaaactaATTCCATGAATTTAAAAAGAGACAGAATCTCATAGTGGTAAATAGAATCTCAATTACTGTaggatttatatattttgatttataaataaataaaaagaaaaagagtttggaGGTCCATAGCTTTTCTTACATATCAAGTGAAGTAGACAAGTCATTTCATAATGTTTTCAGTTTCGTAATTGATGTATGATAAACAACTTTGCACAATTATGGTAAAGATGACAATAGCTTTCgagtgaagaaaacaaaaagaaaaatggcaCGAAATAAGgaaattttatatgtttctatCGAATCTTCTATACTTAATAATACTTCCGGTATATGTAGATGAAGAATCAAATAAGtcttttcaataataatagCTTACTCTTTTTCAAAAGATATCAAGCAAGTGGATGTGATCGAACACTAACAACAACCATATGTTAATAAGCATTATTAGCACCAACCAAACAGcttttttcaattctttttctaaatGACCAATAAATTTTATAGTCCGTGACTAATAATACGACCATTCTTCAATATTAATGACAGCCAATTCAGTTTTCGTTGATGACAACTAATCCTCGTGAAGATTGataattagatttttgtttttatccaAAGAGCAACacagattttataaaaatatttttaagaaaaaaaagaaagagagacctGGAAAGTGAGAGTAGAGAGTGGGGTACGCTTGAGAAAAGTGGTCTTGGCGTTTGGTACCGACGCATGGATCATACAGGCCAACGATTCCCACATGTTTAAACTCAGTGAGTCTCCGACGAACATGACTCGTTTTCCTCTGTATTTCCTCAGAAATGCCCCACCGTCGAACCTAATTACGTAATTAACAATCCATCATCATGCATTATTGCATTTGcatatactattatttaatttaaatacaaCTTGATGgtatcttctccttttttttactattcttGATATCACATAATAATCCACTTAATCACTTTTGATATTAATATACTGATTTAAACCCCTCCATttcatttgtaaaaataatataaatgaaaTGCTCTACAATCCAcgtttctttaaaacaaagtgCATGAAAAACATATCATCACCAACTTCTAGTTATTATAcaatatatactgtatatatatatatatatatatatgaaaaaatatattttaaaatagtaataattgTGCTAACTCATGCAAAGATCATGAGATCTCGAAATATTCTCCAACCAAAATTCTTGTTAACTAAAGTGATTGTTTTagttaaacaaaacattttgaattaTGTAAAGAGTGAAGTTTTAAGTAAAttaagttgaaaaaaaaaaaagttgaaaaaaccTTGGGATGGTGCAAGATTCAGGTTGCCAAGAGTACTTGAGGAACTGTTTGTCTGGTCGGCCGAACTTGAGACAGTCAAACTCGCCGTCGATGAAAGGACACTTGGACGAGTCATAGAAAGGGTAAGAAGCATCGAACACCCATCGGCCTTGGAACAAGTTACATCCTGATGctctcctctgcttcttcccTCTCAGTGACGACCTTCCACCGTCAGCCGTGATGTTGCGGCCGGTCACGAGGAGTGCCTTGTCGGAAGCAAAGGCCTGCTCGACTCCCGACAAGATTGTGACTGTTAGAagtggaagaaaaagaaggaggaGAGAGATGAGTTTGAAACCCATCTTTGTAAAATTAGACAAATATCaaaggttttgggtttttgtgaTGAAGCTTGTTCGATGGGTTCAAGCTTTTATACACTCatttgtgtatgtatatatgcacTAATGCatgtacatacatataattatGATAAAAAGTTTCTGTGCATATTTCTTAATGTGATTAAATAATACTTATATTTTAATGTACACAATTATGTCAATTATGAAACCCAAGCTAGTGGCACGGTTAGGTGATCTCAACTCTAATGCCACGGACGTACAATAGTATTTTGTTGTAGTTTTGGGTCCGATTTTACCGTGTACATTAAAAACTTGATGTTCcagtaaaatcaaaatttgtttaaatatatCTATTTCTAACTAatcaattttgagttttgaatcaaaaatggaaaattataCCTCTTAAAGTCTTAATACATGTCTATTACAAGATTATTTTGACGACGAATATAACACATGATAATAagaattattaagaaaataactgCTTAATTAGctttttttgttcgtttttTAGGTGTGAAAGTATGTTCCTAGAAAGCTTCACAAACTTGCATTATGTCGCTGGTCTTGTTACGCAACAAAATCTAATCTTTTTCCTTGTAGAGAATGACATTAAATTGACATCCGAAAGATGTTAAGTCCATCTCAATGATTAGTTTTAGTCTTAAATCAGCACTATAAATGTTACTTTATATGAGACGAAAGCAAAGTAATTAATATAAGCTAATTAGGTACATATAATGCATCTATATGTggtaatattaaattaaaagacTAATCATGCAAGTATATGTCAAGCTTCTAATACTAATTACCAACTTAAACAAGTGCTAACTTTCTTTCGGCTAGGGATGaataatcatatcaaaatgttataggaaaagacaaataatcatattaaaatGTTATAGGAAAAGACATTCCGGATCTGATAATAGTCGGCATCGACAGTCTATTTTTATAAACGGCATAGACAGTTCATGTAAAACTTTGGGTTCAACTGTTTTAAAAAGACAGAATCACATTTTAGAGTAGAAGACAAATATGAGTTTTCACCGTCGTGGGTACACAGATCACATGAAGAAAACACGTATGTTGAGTAGTGGATTATGTACATTATGCATAATACATGTGTATGGGTTTGTCTATGGCACAGAGAAAGATCATGGAAGGATATGGGAAAGACTCATGAGTGGAAAGTAGTGCAGGCTTTGTCTTCCTAGGGAATctaaaactcttttgtttttctattttgtagcAAGTatctaaaaatgtttttaaacaaCTTATTTCTTTTAAGAGTTTAAATTGTTGCGGTTAAagcaaacaaatttgtttacGGATTATACCGGTTTTTTATCattcataaattatatagttttaatgtAGTAATGTCGATtgagaaaattacaaaaaaatccgCTTGTACCAACTATAGactaaattttacatataaataaatttaatctATAATAAATAgttgtttatttaataaaaatagagTGGTCTAATTCGTTAACAGTTTAGTCTACTTAGCTCCACATCATCCATTTAAAACTTTAAGTActtaaatgaataaatttcaacaatttaaaagatgaataaaaagaactctttgtttaaaattgttttcttaacatAACGTGAGAGATCGGACTCTAAAACTTCGTCAACCTCAAAACATTATTCACTTATCATATTTTAAGACTTACCTCAATTTTCTTTCTGTGggaattaaataaatttaaaataggtCTTAGTTGTCAAAAGATTTAAAAACCTTCTCTACCATGAATTATTAGTTGGTAGATGTTTCATACGAGACCTTATAAATGTCGCATGATATATCTGAGTTCAATAGtagaataatgttttttaattaacatcaattattcaaaaagaaagtttagAATGTAAGATATATTAGATGTAActgataataattaaacccCAATCTTGTGAAATTGAGGCGTAATCATAGTTATGATGTCAAACTTTACCAAGTTCATAGTTTTcagataaaataatataaaaatatgtgaaaaatttcagtcatttttttttgtatcaatgTTAGGAAAAATGTAGACATGCATGGCAGTATTATAAGGTTAATCCATATTAATTTCGGTTTTATACTCACTAagcaaaattgtttttttagaaaattcataTAGTGTTTGCCCATTTCCTTTAAAATAGGGGTATAACGTCTATTTCATATCATAATTCCTCCATAAATTGTTGAAACAAAGTTTTCTAGaaaaatctatatttctctGACGATAAAACAAGTACATATTTATCTAAAAGAGTAGTGTTTTCTTGGAGGACGGTTCCACGAACGACGAAAAGGTTTATATGGACCATGGACATTCCGTTTCGTCTGCAGGTCACGGGAAACAACTTAAATCATTTGCATCAATCTTCACATGCTTTTACGCCATCTGCTGTGACTCTGtgagatcatatatattactttattttatgtcAAAATACAAGATTTTGGACAGTACCAGACATGTAATATTGGCTGTTTCTTAGTATAATTTAGTTGTTTAGGATCCtgcttattttattttagtgtttttggtATGGTTGTTTAGGAATATTGCACTAGATTTCGCATATTATTACTCAAAAGAAATCACCTTATATACGGGAACAAATTTCATAtcactatttaaaatttcgttttttattaTAGTACTATTACATGTAGAAATAATCTTACTGTCGACAGAAAGAAATGATACTTATTAGAAATGTAAACTGAATATATACCTTTTCCTAGACCTATTATGGAGGGTTCTATTATTTAAGAGGTGATAtcagaaaatattattaatcagTCATATGATattctgattgattttgttcCAAAATAAACATTCTTCCTTTCCTAggtttataatataaaatgtgtttgttttctattaaGAAGACCTAATAATTTCTTTGCTGTCAAGcaaacataaaaattgtaCCAAC
This sequence is a window from Arabidopsis thaliana chromosome 1 sequence. Protein-coding genes within it:
- a CDS encoding 50S ribosomal protein L34 (unknown protein; LOCATED IN: chloroplast, vacuole; EXPRESSED IN: 22 plant structures; EXPRESSED DURING: 13 growth stages; CONTAINS InterPro DOMAIN/s: Conserved hypothetical protein CHP02058 (InterPro:IPR011719); Has 344 Blast hits to 344 proteins in 122 species: Archae - 2; Bacteria - 227; Metazoa - 0; Fungi - 0; Plants - 32; Viruses - 0; Other Eukaryotes - 83 (source: NCBI BLink).) produces the protein MSLSLISGSIHICAELRLRQSPSCLTISSSRPKFLSSRSKQFSLDHFPQISRPIKVIARSAMETTAETITGGVPNNTMKLLFVEMGVGYDQHGQDVTSAAMKACKNAISSNSIPAFRRGSIPGVSFGEMKLQIKLGVPHSLHQQLDLDKVKSIFPYGKIVNVEVVDGGLICSSGVLVEEMGDTNEDCYIVNVAVYVGY
- a CDS encoding uncharacterized protein (unknown protein; FUNCTIONS IN: molecular_function unknown; INVOLVED IN: biological_process unknown; LOCATED IN: cellular_component unknown; Has 4 Blast hits to 4 proteins in 2 species: Archae - 0; Bacteria - 0; Metazoa - 2; Fungi - 0; Plants - 2; Viruses - 0; Other Eukaryotes - 0 (source: NCBI BLink).) codes for the protein MQRKMKGKKKNIGSIFEDCNVSASQEIYLQRCGFAVPGQPPPDSDPSVGVSPPPLNDGIPYQRSSGDSDTDKDSVIGSGNDAVESQAIRCVTPEESVDTVDLEEDVADPTVEVSAEKQSDVPLESAAKKEGGGKKLKIPLREVVKAIVMNSRNTEEEEDKEIEKMSCVQILLQKGFKF
- the TBL38 gene encoding TRICHOME BIREFRINGENCE-LIKE 38 (TRICHOME BIREFRINGENCE-LIKE 38 (TBL38); INVOLVED IN: biological_process unknown; LOCATED IN: endomembrane system; EXPRESSED IN: 22 plant structures; EXPRESSED DURING: 12 growth stages; CONTAINS InterPro DOMAIN/s: Protein of unknown function DUF231, plant (InterPro:IPR004253); BEST Arabidopsis thaliana protein match is: TRICHOME BIREFRINGENCE-LIKE 37 (TAIR:AT2G34070.1); Has 1347 Blast hits to 1329 proteins in 31 species: Archae - 0; Bacteria - 0; Metazoa - 0; Fungi - 2; Plants - 1344; Viruses - 0; Other Eukaryotes - 1 (source: NCBI BLink).); translated protein: MGFKLISLLLLFLPLLTVTILSGVEQAFASDKALLVTGRNITADGGRSSLRGKKQRRASGCNLFQGRWVFDASYPFYDSSKCPFIDGEFDCLKFGRPDKQFLKYSWQPESCTIPRFDGGAFLRKYRGKRVMFVGDSLSLNMWESLACMIHASVPNAKTTFLKRTPLSTLTFQEYGVTLYLYRTPYIVDISKERVGRVLNLGAIEGGADAWKNMDVLVFNSWHWWTHKGQSQGWDYIRDGSSLVRDMNRLDAFYKGLSTWARWVDQNVDTAKTRVFFQGISPTHYEGREWNEPRKTCSGQMQPLGGSSYPSGQPPSSGVVSKVLSSMKKPVTLLDITTLSQLRKDAHPSSYGGDGGTDCSHWCLPGLPDTWNQLLYAALTM